One part of the Spirochaetota bacterium genome encodes these proteins:
- the gspE gene encoding type II secretion system ATPase GspE, translating into MVRKKKPQMLGKILVERKVVRPEELQEVLLSQKGSRMRLGQLLIKKGLATEDDILSALAEHYGISFQKRLEFDDPEELFSKIPIYFLKKNKMVPLHSKDKTISIAISDALNIQPFDDLKMIFPDYIFEAVLTSEEEIIRIINNHFDTLNVDSTSEAIENLEDSDFEILSSPIAETEDILDMANDAPIIRLVNTIITQSVNDRASDIHIEPYEKDLIVRYRIDGLLYQILTPPKKFQGAIISRIKIMANLNIAENRLPQDGRIQIKIGSKDIDIRVSIFPTYYGERVVLRLLNKTDMLFDLDSLGFSKDSLNIFNSLINKTHGIILVTGPTGSGKTTTLYSILSRLNTTDVNVLTVEDPIEYQLSGVGQMQVKPKIDLTFANGLRSILRQDPDIIMIGEIRDIETADIAVQAALTGHRVFSTLHTNDAASGITRLIDMGVEPFLISSSVNAILAQRLVRTICPDCKSTYKPTQSMLTEMGVKTTQIKNGKLYRGKGCEKCLNTGYRGRIGIYELLPLDNDIRKMIMTHSEANSIKQLALKKGMSTLFKDGLSKVISGITTIEEVLRVS; encoded by the coding sequence ATGGTTAGAAAGAAAAAGCCACAGATGTTGGGAAAGATCCTTGTGGAGAGGAAGGTAGTCAGACCTGAGGAATTACAAGAGGTTCTTCTTTCTCAAAAAGGTTCGCGTATGCGGTTAGGTCAGTTGCTTATAAAGAAGGGATTGGCTACTGAGGATGATATTCTATCTGCCTTGGCAGAGCATTATGGAATTTCATTTCAGAAACGCCTCGAGTTTGACGATCCGGAGGAACTATTTTCAAAGATCCCGATTTACTTTTTGAAAAAAAATAAGATGGTGCCATTGCACAGCAAAGACAAGACCATATCAATAGCCATTTCAGATGCCCTTAATATTCAGCCCTTTGATGACCTTAAGATGATTTTCCCGGATTACATCTTTGAGGCTGTTCTAACATCCGAAGAAGAGATTATTAGGATCATCAATAATCATTTTGATACCCTGAATGTTGACTCAACTAGTGAGGCCATAGAGAATCTGGAGGATTCTGATTTCGAGATTCTGTCATCCCCTATTGCTGAGACAGAAGACATCTTGGATATGGCCAATGATGCCCCTATAATCCGCCTTGTAAATACGATCATCACACAATCAGTTAATGATAGGGCAAGCGATATTCACATAGAACCATACGAAAAGGATCTTATAGTGAGATATAGGATCGATGGCCTCCTTTATCAGATACTCACCCCTCCCAAAAAATTTCAGGGCGCTATTATTTCAAGAATAAAGATAATGGCAAATCTAAATATTGCTGAAAACAGGTTGCCCCAGGACGGAAGAATCCAGATTAAAATCGGTAGCAAGGATATAGATATTCGGGTTTCCATATTCCCCACATATTATGGGGAACGGGTTGTATTGAGATTATTAAATAAGACTGATATGTTGTTCGATCTCGATTCTCTGGGATTTTCAAAGGATAGTCTTAATATTTTTAATTCTCTCATTAACAAGACACATGGCATTATCCTGGTTACTGGCCCTACCGGAAGCGGCAAAACAACAACATTATATAGTATCCTGTCAAGGTTGAATACAACGGACGTAAATGTATTGACAGTTGAAGATCCAATTGAATATCAATTGAGTGGAGTAGGACAGATGCAGGTAAAACCGAAGATTGATCTCACATTTGCAAATGGTTTGAGATCAATCCTTAGGCAGGATCCTGATATAATAATGATTGGTGAGATAAGGGACATTGAGACTGCTGATATAGCAGTACAGGCTGCCTTGACCGGTCATAGAGTTTTTTCTACGCTTCATACTAACGATGCAGCCAGTGGGATAACAAGACTTATTGATATGGGGGTTGAGCCCTTTCTTATATCCTCCTCAGTTAATGCGATTCTAGCTCAAAGGCTTGTTCGGACAATATGCCCTGATTGTAAAAGCACATATAAGCCCACACAGAGTATGCTTACCGAGATGGGAGTTAAGACAACGCAGATTAAGAATGGGAAGCTATATAGGGGCAAGGGTTGTGAGAAATGCCTCAATACAGGCTATAGGGGCAGAATAGGAATATATGAACTGCTGCCATTAGACAATGACATTAGGAAGATGATTATGACTCATTCTGAGGCAAACAGTATAAAGCAACTAGCGCTCAAAAAGGGGATGTCCACCCTATTCAAGGATGGACTTAGCAAGGTTATTTCTGGAATAACAACAATAGAAGAAGTGTTGAGGGTAAGTTGA
- the gspG gene encoding type II secretion system major pseudopilin GspG, which yields MNKYYSRFKERIIFIIEEVKSEKGFTMIELMIVITIIGILSILVVPRFMDLPQKARVESTRQQISAFGMALDRYYLDNGIYPTSEQGLEALIATPTTEPIPINYNEGGYLKKNKIPEDPWGRSYKYTSPGEHGNDYEIVSYGADGRDGGEGYDADVRSWD from the coding sequence ATGAATAAATATTATAGCAGGTTTAAAGAAAGGATAATATTTATTATAGAAGAAGTGAAATCCGAAAAGGGTTTTACTATGATAGAACTTATGATAGTAATCACTATCATTGGGATTTTATCAATATTGGTCGTTCCGAGGTTTATGGACCTTCCTCAGAAGGCAAGGGTTGAGTCCACAAGGCAACAGATATCAGCCTTTGGAATGGCTCTTGATAGATATTATCTTGATAATGGTATATATCCGACATCAGAACAGGGTCTAGAGGCATTGATAGCAACACCGACTACTGAGCCAATTCCCATCAACTATAATGAAGGGGGATACTTAAAAAAGAACAAGATCCCTGAGGATCCTTGGGGAAGGTCCTATAAGTACACCTCTCCAGGCGAGCATGGTAATGACTATGAGATAGTGAGCTATGGCGCTGATGGCAGGGACGGCGGTGAAGGATATGATGCTGATGTGAGGAGCTGGGATTAA
- a CDS encoding type II secretion system F family protein has product MIFEFQALNKIGEKVSDYIDAPSEMAAKQKLRSRELYVVSINKHDIATKNVEGGKRSTFNRLYERGIRYFSLKFSSKQVGIFSRQLSTLLGAGMPLLVAITDIVEQIENKNFKQIVVDIKEKLEEGSSFSNCLVRHKIIFSDMYINMVRVGENLGSLDQVIERLADLEEKKNILKSKIQAALWYPAFMIFFSILVIFFLMVYIIPSLSRMFIEFGKELPLPTKIVLGVSDFLSNFWFVIPLLIALIIYFVNRYIKTSEGRRRLDEMKLKIPIFGNLHKKLIILRFTQNLGVLLSNKVDILKSFGIVKGIVGNSIVEGKLEEAAIKVREGSAVANALGKSDFLPKLVLGMISAGEASDELDRMLLNIGKVYETELDLTVTSLTSMIEPIIIIVVGLIIGIIYLSVMLPIFEMNLIIQ; this is encoded by the coding sequence ATGATTTTCGAATTTCAAGCGTTAAATAAAATCGGAGAAAAGGTATCGGACTATATCGACGCTCCTTCAGAGATGGCGGCAAAGCAGAAACTGCGAAGCAGGGAATTATATGTAGTAAGTATTAATAAGCATGATATAGCTACAAAGAATGTTGAAGGCGGAAAGAGGAGTACATTTAATAGGCTTTATGAAAGGGGAATTCGATATTTTAGTCTTAAATTCAGTTCAAAACAGGTAGGAATATTTTCAAGACAGTTGTCTACACTTCTTGGAGCTGGGATGCCCCTTCTTGTTGCTATCACGGATATAGTTGAACAGATTGAGAATAAGAATTTCAAGCAGATCGTTGTTGATATAAAAGAGAAGTTAGAGGAGGGATCCTCCTTTTCAAATTGTTTGGTTCGTCATAAGATTATCTTTTCAGATATGTATATCAATATGGTGAGAGTAGGAGAGAACTTAGGTTCTCTTGATCAGGTTATTGAGAGATTGGCTGACCTGGAAGAGAAGAAGAATATTTTGAAGAGTAAAATACAGGCCGCTTTATGGTATCCGGCATTTATGATATTCTTTTCTATTTTAGTAATTTTTTTTCTTATGGTATATATTATTCCCTCGCTGAGTAGGATGTTTATCGAGTTTGGGAAGGAACTCCCATTGCCAACGAAGATAGTTCTAGGGGTCAGTGATTTTCTTTCAAATTTTTGGTTTGTGATACCGCTTTTAATCGCTTTAATTATATATTTTGTAAATCGATATATTAAGACTTCAGAGGGAAGGCGGAGATTAGATGAGATGAAGTTAAAAATTCCTATCTTTGGCAATCTCCATAAAAAGCTTATTATACTTCGATTTACACAAAACCTCGGTGTATTATTGAGCAACAAGGTGGATATATTAAAGTCCTTTGGAATTGTGAAGGGGATTGTAGGAAACTCAATTGTTGAAGGGAAGCTTGAAGAGGCCGCTATTAAGGTACGAGAGGGATCTGCTGTGGCCAATGCCCTTGGAAAGTCGGATTTTTTGCCAAAATTAGTATTGGGCATGATTTCTGCTGGGGAAGCTAGCGATGAACTTGATAGAATGCTCCTGAATATTGGCAAGGTATACGAAACTGAACTGGATTTAACCGTGACTAGCCTAACTAGCATGATTGAGCCTATTATTATTATTGTGGTTGGATTGATAATCGGGATAATATATTTATCTGTTATGCTTCCCATATTCGAGATGAATCTTATTATACAATGA